A genomic stretch from Hemibagrus wyckioides isolate EC202008001 linkage group LG20, SWU_Hwy_1.0, whole genome shotgun sequence includes:
- the basp1 gene encoding brain acid soluble protein 1 homolog codes for MGGKLSKKKKGYNVNDEKAKEKDAKTEGASAEENDASKDNKEEAPTATETTETANDTAAATKEATPVADSSATVPKEEEKGAAPAAKEEKSAASTTSTSNAKSADSAKAEPAKSPEAPPTKAEEKPASAPAPANEKEPAKDTTPALKESAAAKDPASATESKADAEAKKTEAPPAKGSASAQPVTTETSPAPSKEQTVAVQD; via the coding sequence ATGGGAGGCAAACTgagcaagaagaagaagggatACAATGTGAATGATGAGAAGGCAAAAGAAAAGGATGCCAAAACAGAGGGAGCATCAGCAGAGGAGAATGATGCTTCTAAAGACAACAAGGAGGAAGCACCAACTGCCACGGAAACCACCGAGACAGCCAATGACACGGCGGCAGCCACCAAAGAAGCAACGCCTGTTGCGGATAGCAGTGCAACCGTGCCAAAAGAAGAGGAGAAGGGTGCTGCTCCAGCGGCCAAGGAAGAGAAATCAGCAGCTAGCACCACCTCAACTTCTAATGCCAAGAGCGCCGACTCCGCCAAAGCGGAACCCGCCAAGAGTCCTGAGGCCCCGCCCACCAAGGCAGAAGAAAAACCTGCCTCTGCTCCAGCACCGGCCAATGAGAAAGAACCAGCGAAAGATACCACCCCAGCTCTCAAAGAGTCTGCCGCAGCTAAGGATCCTGCCTCTGCGACGGAGAGCAAGGCAGACGCTGAGGCCAAAAAGACTGAAGCTCCACCTGCCAAAGGGTCCGCTTCTGCACAGCCTGTAACCACGGAGACCAGCCCTGCCCCCAGTAAGGAGCAGACAGTTGCTGTGCAAGATTAA